TGGGAGTCCAAGTATCGAGCGTTCcctgaaatattgttttatatagaaaagaatgtttctgtaactttgagaatattttagctGTGTTTCAACATACATTCCACGATTTTTCCAGGTGATTTCACAAGGAAATCTTTGAGATATCGCGTTTTCGTTTCAAATGTATCCTCAATTTGTGGGAATGACAACCGAGAAGTTAATTTATAAGTTGTTTTCAGACTTGATATACTGTACATCTcaaatattgtatgtatacagAAGGTTTCTTAATATGAAGACTTTAATCTCCAaaaagtgtccacatattaaGAAACATGTTATATGTAcagtaagaagtattcgtacagcaacccatTCAAAGCGAATGGCTcctgtacaaatacttattacactgtaATAATACTGTACggatacttcttacactgtaATAATACTGTAcaaatacttcttacactgcaataagtattcgtacaggattattgcagtgtaataagtactcgtacaggaaccatttgtTTTCCATGgattgctgtacgaatactttttacactgactgtattaCATGTATCAAGGTGGtccttattttaataatttgtgaaatcaGTGTTAGCCCCCTAAATACCTTgcaaatacaacaaaattccTGCAAAAATTTAAGCTCTCTAACATTGACACGTTAAAATTGGGAGCTCAAATTTGCCAAGAATATTTGCTTGTGTATCTGCAAGGTATTNNNNNNNNNNGCAAGGTATTCAGGGCCACCCTAATATATATCTACACGTATCATTCTTATAATTCTGAAAGAAGCTGCAcgagaaacaatgaaaatgaatatttcatcttTGGACACCTCTACGCATACTTAGAAAATGtgttaataatgtaaaaaagcATGTCTCGAAAGATCTGTGTGAATACTCATTGGAAGATTACAACTTCGAAAAGAATGTTATAGATTGATTTATATTGATCCAGGCTAACATCAACCTCTATTCTAGTAAAGTATTCTATACTTGGCGTAATGAAGGCTTTATCTGTTTTCTCAAATTGAGCACTGCGAGTAGATGCCCAACGACAGGGTAGAAAAAGCAGCGTACTGGTACAGAATGAGTGAAGTTGTATGTAGACTGCGGACTTTATCCATTTATGATGAAACTTATATAACAAACACATGCTGAACGTAGTAAAAAGGTACATAATCATCTTGCACTCGtgcaatatgtatattttatgttttctatttgtatGAACATAAATGCATCAAAGTCCGCAGTCTATTCATCATCGTCCtaagtatatatgtattactATTCAGTCAGCGTAAGAAGTATTCATGcagcaatcaatttaaaacaaatacgaatacttattacactgtaATAATACTGTACGATTACTTATTatagtgtaataagtattcatacagcaatcaatttaaaacaaatacgaNNNNNNNNNNatagtgtaataagtattcatacagcaatcaatttaaaacaaatacgaGTACTTATTACAGTGTAATAATACTGTACGATTACTTATTatagtgtaataagtattcgtacaggaagcatttattttaaattggttgctgtacgaatacttcttacggTGAGTGTATATCATCATAATTGTTCTCGTCATTCCCACACAGCAACTTTTCATCTTTAATTAATCAACCTGAAACTAGAGAATCAGAATAATATAGTTCAAAATACGTTTTCCTTTAAAGAGAATCACTGAAAACCGTTAACGTTCTCCCTGGTGGTTTCTCCCAATCGAAATTGCTCGAAATCCGGCAAAAGTGAGCCAGGGTTGGCAAACACAAAGATAACATGGTACCATGGTACCGGTTTCTGTGAATTGGACATTCCCGTTTTACAGATTGTTTACATCGTACCTAGGCAGAGTCGGCTAGACCGTCGGGCAGCTGGTCAACGTGCGCCGGTGATCAAAGGAACGGAATCGCCGGTTTCCACGGTTACAGGGGCCTCCATCTCGCGTTTACTCGTACTTGAGAAAGTTGCTCGACTTCTGATCGCGTTGTCCTGGATGGTTCTGCCAAGCACCTTGGGACGCGTTCGGGTTATTCGGGCCTGGACCACCTGTTCCGGGATTGCCTGTATTACCATCACCTCCTCCTTGACTCATCCAACTGAGAAAGCCAGAATTGCCACTGTTACCGATACTATTGTTGCCAGAAGGCGGCTGTCCAGGTGGACCAGGCTGGTTCGAATAGCCCTGATCGTTTCCCTGATTCTGCAAGTTACCGATCAGGCCCCAAGATGCTTGGTTCAGGGCGGCGACCAGGGCGTGATTGACCGGCAACGCGGACAGATTGATATTCCCCATCGTCAACGGGTTGGATATGCCACCGCCGCCTCCGTTATTCTGGCCGGTGATGCCCAACGCTTGGAGGTTCGGCATGTCCAGGCTGCCGCGGTTCCCCGGATTGTTCCAGCCGTTCGGGCCCATATTGCTGCCAGAATGGCTCATGTAACGGTTCCCCTGATAGTTTCCCTGAACGCTATTCTCCACCGGCCCCGGTGCGCCTCTGCGCATGTTCGAGTTCACTTGGTTATTGAAATTCTTATTGTTACCCTCGGATTTTGGGGCGGCGTTCGACACGTGTACCGAGACTCCTTTAATTATGTGATCCTCGCCGCAGAGCGACTGGGCTACCTCGGGATCTAAGAAAGTAACAAACGAAAATGCACGGAAAGGTTTTGGGATGAACACGTCCGTCACTTCGCCATATTTGGAGAAATAGTCGCGCAGATCATCGGCAGTTAGGTCTTCTGTACAGCGTCCCACGAATACCTTGCAGGGTACTTGCTGAATCATTCCCTCCTACGCACAAACGCACAATCAATCAATCATGTACAATAGATTTTCACaggtttgttttgtttttctttcatttgttaCAGTAAAACTTGCGTCCAGCGCACATTACCGCTAATTTCCTTCGGCCAAATACATccattactattattactgtAATCTACTATCTCAATCCtttccattaaaaacaaaaatccgCACTAATCTGCACCGACGTCAAGCCTTACTTTTTAgagaattctttaaatacaCATGTCTAGTTTATCGATCtcgggtaaaaaaaaaaaagatgacgATTCAATTTACACTTTATCTCCgtacgcgcgcgcgtgtgtgtatgtgtgtacaTGTGTGTACGTGTCTGTTGCGTGTAACACTTAAGCACTATGGCCTCTTTAAATCCATGCACAAATCTGTACAACATgtcctttctttttatattcgatGTAAAATCTCATgctatatattacattatctTAAACTGAATAAACACAGTGGTTGGTAAAATGTAGACAGTTATTCGAGGCTACTGCTAATATCagacgatatatatatatattgtttttttttgctttacTATTTTGTAACAAAGATCACGAATCAAGGGGAATAACACGTTtgtctttcctttttctcttttctttcatttttctatgcTTGCAGCACGATTTGCAACGGCTGTGCTTCTCGGCTCGACGAGCAAAGGATCTCCAAAACGATACATCAGCTAAACTCTGCGCGAGGTCGACGATTAAAAACTAGTTTGCTCCCAGCCAGACATTTACAGGGTATCCAAATTATAATCCTCGTGTACACATCCGCAAGCATTCGTGACAGTGATCATTCTATGCTAGCTTTTCTGTAGACAGacgaaaatatcaaagttaATCTCCTCTCTTTCGGTGGCATCAGTAATCGTGAATGAAAAATCGTCATACATTACCGCTCTGAACTGTTTGAACCGCTTGAACTTGTAAGTATCGTTAATAGTTTTGTATTCGAGAGAGTTGTGAGGACACTTTGCTTCCACTTTGCGGAAGCTGAGGAATACAAGGAATATTTCAGAGTTCCGACTTGCTCTTCGATGGCTTTATAGTTACTGATAGCTCTGTCGAATGGAATTGTATAATGCTTCAATTCTAAGCGATAAGTGTGGTATGATTCTGTGATACTCCTGATGCTCCGATAAAACCAAAGAAGCTCTTGGATAGTTCAGAAGAGTTCCATCGATTAGACCTGTAGATTGGAATTGGATAATGCTTCGAACAATTCTAAGTGCAAGATACTGTGACATGATTCTGTGATACTCCTGATGGTCCGATAAAACCAAAGAAGCTCTTGGATAGTTCAGAAGAGTTCCATCGATTAGATCTGGataatattagattgtcccaaaagtttctttcattttattaataattaatacatacacaatattttatgttacattacaaaattgtgtagaattcatttcgctccattactattacagcatcaatgtctaagaaattagattgtctatttatataaacactgccacacaaaataattgaatgcaactaatggaagaaacttttaaaacaacctaatattttaaacaacctCAAGCGAGCCAATCAATCCTAGGACTCCTTCAATTTCATCAGAACTCACAGCGAATCACCTTTGCATGTGACCGTACCACAGAATCTTGTACTCAAAATTACTTAAGACATTATCCAACTTGGATCTACTTGATAACTCTCCTGAACCATGTTTAGCGTACCAAAATCTATCCCAGAACTCCCTTGGTTTAATCTAAAAGATTATCGAATCTTTTTACTTAAGTTTTACTTAAGAGATTATCAAACAATTCCAATTAATCAGGAACTATGGAACTATTCTAAACAAAGTCGGAACTCTTGCGAGCTTCCACGAAGTGAGTCAGCCTCCCACAACCCGTAGGACATCCTCTAGACGTGACATGATGTGTAAACGACTAACAAGGACAGCGCGAGTCACCGATTTCGTTGAAGCTTTATGTACTGGTAGATTTTCTCGGCCTGTTTACGAAAATGTGGTATTATAGACACTCGATACGTTTTCAGATATTTATgatcaaagtttcattattataatgaaaaacgGTTATGTGTATTTAGGGACGTCAATGCATaaatgtaaatgcataaatgtaaatgcataaaaatctcCAGGATAGTTATTGAATTTAGTATCAAATGAAACATTGTTGCGTTTAACATAAAAAGGTGTCTTTAAGACCAGTCATTTCACTGATCGAAGTAGAAATAGGagcaaatgaaataaaatttagcgtCAACACAAAACCTACCATGAACATTCTAGAACTTTTGTGTACAGTTCTCATATACGACACATGAATTatgtatacaattgtttcatgcattattcgaTTCAGCATCAGGTGAAAgatttttgcattcaattgaaaaGAAGCCGAGACTGAAGTTGAGACTGGTCATTTGTTTGACCATAGATTATGCGTTTctcatttagaaattaattgtactaAAGATTTGGCTAACTAGGCTTGGCAGCGAATCAGGAGCCACAGCAAAGAAGAGACAATTTGTCCCAATGCGAACAATATTCACTTTCTTTCAAGCATTTGTTCTTGCGAGTCTCTATTATAGTTTAGCTAAAGGGAACCAGATATATATACCGTAAAGAGCATAGGTGTACGAATAACTACAGATTTAGTACAATTTCAActgtaaaattacattactaaattgtgtagattatattaaatacagctgaaagttatttcttttctgtGGTTAGGTCTGCGTTAGGTCTCTGGTCATTGGTACACTCATGCTCTTCGCTGTGTGTCCCAGCGAACACCTCTATTCGCATTGGGACAAGCTATCCCTTCTTCGCTGCAGCTTCTGATTTACATTCAATCCAAGTTTAACGCagttaatttctaaaatagaaTCGGATAGAATAGAAACATAAAGTAGAGTCGAGAGGGTTACAGAAAATCTACCAGTACACAGAGTTTCATCAGAATCGACGAAGGTCTCTCCTTGTAAGAACATCGTCGACTGGAAAGTCGTAACGACGGATAAAGTATCGACGAATGTCTATTCCCGTTGAGCCGTGACTTATGTATTTACGATAGTAACAAGACTCATCAGTATCTTGACGTGTCCGAGGCGTGGTGATCCCTCGATGGACGGTGCTTGTAGTAACGGTCGTAATAGTTCTCCTTGGCCGCGTATCTTGGCGCGTCCGCGAACCTGGCGTCGACTTCCTTACCGTCCGCCTGGTATCTGGCTTCGACTTCTCTATTGTCGACCGCGTATCTACCATCGGGATCCCTACCATCCACCGCGTATCTTCTCTCCATGTCGCGGCTGTCCACCGGGTATCTACAATCAGGCTCTCTACTGTCAGTGGAGACTCTATTGTCGCCGGCGTGCCTGGTGTCCGTGTACCGTACGTCCATCGGGTATCTACAATCCGCGGACGGGTAACGCGCGTCCGTCGCCTCGTAATAATTTCTATCGTAACCGTAATTGTATCTGGCTTTCTCAGCGTAGTCGGGATTCTCCGCGACCGGGTAGACGGCGGCGCGTCCTTCGTAGCTCGGGTATCTTGCGTATTCGGCGTCGGACGGATAGCTGCTGGCTGAGTTCGGCGCGACCGGCGCGTGCTGGACCATGTAATTCCGCGTGTCGTACCCAGGCTCCTCGTAGGATGGATAGCTCGGTTTCTCGTACGCATTGTAACTCTGGCCCTCGTACTTGTACTTAGTGTTATCGTCGTACGGATAGTTCGGCGGGTACGACGGGTAATGGGTGGTTTTATAATCGTACTCCGAGTCGTACCTAGGCGGATTACCAGCGTCGGGCGCATTTAAGTTGAT
This region of Hylaeus volcanicus isolate JK05 chromosome 9, UHH_iyHylVolc1.0_haploid, whole genome shotgun sequence genomic DNA includes:
- the LOC128881990 gene encoding uncharacterized protein LOC128881990 isoform X1: MSSYIQVAEDEGDEPIELPTEDDSTLLLTTVTAQFPGTCGLKYRNPESRTMRGIRLVDGRLHPPENGWGKAVYFCVFPKENKRKSDDNLENSTAKTKRMETKLRCTDLIVLGLPWKTTEQNLREYFETFGEVLMAQVKKDAKSGQSKGFGFIRFGSYESQLRCLAQRHMIDGRWCDVKVPNSKNIDGLMMARQYDTSKHNECYRPIPVHTPSNRRVPVTKPYINLNAPDAGNPPRYDSEYDYKTTHYPSYPPNYPYDDNTKYKYEGQSYNAYEKPSYPSYEEPGYDTRNYMVQHAPVAPNSASSYPSDAEYARYPSYEGRAAVYPVAENPDYAEKARYNYGYDRNYYEATDARYPSADCRYPMDVRYTDTRHAGDNRVSTDSREPDCRYPVDSRDMERRYAVDGRDPDGRYAVDNREVEARYQADGKEVDARFADAPRYAAKENYYDRYYKHRPSRDHHASDTSRY
- the LOC128881990 gene encoding uncharacterized protein LOC128881990 isoform X3, translated to MSSYIQVAEDEGDEPIELPTEDDSTLLLTTVTAQFPGTCGLKYRNPESRTMRGIRLVDGRLHPPENGWGKAVYFCVFPKAKTKRMETKLRCTDLIVLGLPWKTTEQNLREYFETFGEVLMAQVKKDAKSGQSKGFGFIRFGSYESQLRCLAQRHMIDGRWCDVKVPNSKNIDGLMMARQYDTSKHNECYRPIPVHTPSNRRVPVTKPYINLNAPDAGNPPRYDSEYDYKTTHYPSYPPNYPYDDNTKYKYEGQSYNAYEKPSYPSYEEPGYDTRNYMVQHAPVAPNSASSYPSDAEYARYPSYEGRAAVYPVAENPDYAEKARYNYGYDRNYYEATDARYPSADCRYPMDVRYTDTRHAGDNRVSTDSREPDCRYPVDSRDMERRYAVDGRDPDGRYAVDNREVEARYQADGKEVDARFADAPRYAAKENYYDRYYKHRPSRDHHASDTSRY
- the LOC128881990 gene encoding TAR DNA-binding protein 43 isoform X2; the protein is MSSYIQVAEDEGDEPIELPTEDDSTLLLTTVTAQFPGTCGLKYRNPESRTMRGIRLVDGRLHPPENGWGKAVYFCVFPKENKRKSDDNLENSTAKTKRMETKLRCTDLIVLGLPWKTTEQNLREYFETFGEVLMAQVKKDAKSGQSKGFGFIRFGSYESQLRCLAQRHMIDGRWCDVKVPNSKEGMIQQVPCKVFVGRCTEDLTADDLRDYFSKYGEVTDVFIPKPFRAFSFVTFLDPEVAQSLCGEDHIIKGVSVHVSNAAPKSEGNNKNFNNQVNSNMRRGAPGPVENSVQGNYQGNRYMSHSGSNMGPNGWNNPGNRGSLDMPNLQALGITGQNNGGGGGISNPLTMGNINLSALPVNHALVAALNQASWGLIGNLQNQGNDQGYSNQPGPPGQPPSGNNSIGNSGNSGFLSWMSQGGGDGNTGNPGTGGPGPNNPNASQGAWQNHPGQRDQKSSNFLKYE
- the LOC128881990 gene encoding TAR DNA-binding protein 43 isoform X4, translating into MSSYIQVAEDEGDEPIELPTEDDSTLLLTTVTAQFPGTCGLKYRNPESRTMRGIRLVDGRLHPPENGWGKAVYFCVFPKAKTKRMETKLRCTDLIVLGLPWKTTEQNLREYFETFGEVLMAQVKKDAKSGQSKGFGFIRFGSYESQLRCLAQRHMIDGRWCDVKVPNSKEGMIQQVPCKVFVGRCTEDLTADDLRDYFSKYGEVTDVFIPKPFRAFSFVTFLDPEVAQSLCGEDHIIKGVSVHVSNAAPKSEGNNKNFNNQVNSNMRRGAPGPVENSVQGNYQGNRYMSHSGSNMGPNGWNNPGNRGSLDMPNLQALGITGQNNGGGGGISNPLTMGNINLSALPVNHALVAALNQASWGLIGNLQNQGNDQGYSNQPGPPGQPPSGNNSIGNSGNSGFLSWMSQGGGDGNTGNPGTGGPGPNNPNASQGAWQNHPGQRDQKSSNFLKYE
- the LOC128881990 gene encoding TAR DNA-binding protein 43 isoform X5 is translated as MSSYIQVAEDEGDEPIELPTEDDSTLLLTTVTAQFPGTCGLKYRNPESRTMRGIRLVDGRLHPPENGWGKAVYFCVFPKENKRKSDDNLENSTAKTKRMETKLRCTDLIVLGLPWKTTEQNLREYFETFGEVLMAQVKKDAKSGQSKGFGFIRFGSYESQLRCLAQRHMIDGRWCDVKVPNSKEGMIQQVPCKVFVGRCTEDLTADDLRDYFSKYGEVTDVFIPKPFRAFSFVTFLDPEVAQSLCGEDHIIKGVSVHVSNAAPKSEGNNKNFNNQVNSNMRRGAPGPVENSVQGNYQGNRYMSHSGSNMGPNGWNNPGNRGSLDMPNLQALGITGQNNGGGGGISNPLTMGNINLSALPVNHALVAALNQASWGLIGNLQNQGNDQGYSNQPGPPGQPPSGNNSIGGPGPNNPNASQGAWQNHPGQRDQKSSNFLKYE